One Malania oleifera isolate guangnan ecotype guangnan chromosome 9, ASM2987363v1, whole genome shotgun sequence DNA segment encodes these proteins:
- the LOC131164099 gene encoding uncharacterized protein LOC131164099 — translation MEQNVPDMARRIWSVVRVVYCMARKGISKRKLMLEFNLIMKRSKIAGKAIGNLMFHNHHEASTSARRSHDGAATPPDHYEFSCSNSPAGPSQHFPFYLVKRGRRSHGHHYSHFFSCAHAPPTADDDFVKVVLEMLNGGAGGSAEAVEASPLTQLPGLGQSPAVVRQLRITDSPFPLRDADGDSRVDQAAEEFIQKFYNELKQQKIMELN, via the coding sequence ATGGAACAAAACGTACCAGATATGGCTAGGAGAATATGGAGCGTGGTGCGGGTGGTGTACTGCATGGCACGAAAGGGCATTTCAAAGCGCAAGCTCATGCTCGAATTCAACCTCATCATGAAGCGAAGCAAGATCGCCGGCAAGGCCATCGGCAACCTCATGTTCCACAACCACCACGAAGCTTCTACCTCAGCCCGCCGCTCCCACGACGGCGCCGCCACCCCTCCCGATCACTACGAGTTCAGCTGCAGCAACAGCCCCGCGGGCCCCTCCCAACACTTTCCCTTCTATCTCGTCAAGCGCGGCCGCCGCAGCCACGGCCACCACTATTCTCACTTCTTCTCCTGCGCCCACGCGCCGCCCACTGCCGACGACGATTTCGTCAAGGTGGTGCTGGAGATGCTCAACGGCGGCGCCGGAGGCTCTGCGGAGGCCGTGGAGGCTTCGCCGCTGACGCAGCTGCCGGGCTTGGGGCAGAGCCCAGCGGTGGTAAGGCAGCTGAGGATAACGGACTCGCCGTTCCCGCTGAGGGACGCCGACGGGGACAGCCGCGTGGACCAGGCGGCGGAGGAGTTCATACAGAAGTTCTACAATGAGCTCAAGCAGCAGAagataatggaattaaattaa